Proteins co-encoded in one [Limnothrix rosea] IAM M-220 genomic window:
- a CDS encoding DUF4168 domain-containing protein: MSLPLRLRYFALSSLMTIGSIALGVAPQLEATSTPLSWQQQAIAQTFSPSDLRKYAEAYLAIYGGNRMESLLLEVEELTGKKTDWEVRCDDSGSIRKLGNREAIRKVRAYCNEELPALIDNIIPRSTFNQISNRLENDPALQSTIFDLMTEILNER, translated from the coding sequence ATGTCCTTACCCCTTCGCCTACGCTATTTTGCCCTCAGTAGTCTGATGACCATCGGTTCCATTGCCCTTGGTGTTGCTCCACAGCTAGAAGCAACATCAACACCCCTATCTTGGCAGCAACAGGCGATCGCCCAAACCTTCTCCCCAAGCGACCTAAGAAAATATGCCGAAGCCTATCTCGCAATTTATGGCGGCAACAGAATGGAAAGTCTCCTACTAGAAGTCGAAGAACTAACCGGCAAAAAAACCGATTGGGAAGTACGATGTGACGACTCCGGTAGTATTCGCAAGCTAGGTAATCGCGAAGCCATCCGTAAAGTCCGAGCTTATTGCAACGAAGAACTCCCCGCACTGATCGACAATATCATTCCCCGCAGTACCTTCAACCAGATCAGCAATCGACTAGAAAATGACCCAGCACTTCAAAGCACTATCTTCGATCTCATGACAGAGATTTTAAACGAACGCTAA